The proteins below come from a single Chryseobacterium bernardetii genomic window:
- a CDS encoding ankyrin repeat domain-containing protein has protein sequence MKKILVFLLAFGSLSACQEKSGVFPNEEIMQERDLISKVKNNDVSAVKSALENGADVNTRDRKGRSLLLIATMEKLSEMAKLLVSYKADVNLQDNQLDSAFLYAGASGQTELVKLYLKNGARFDVFNRYNGTALIPACERGYVETVKVLVKTEGFPINHVNKLGWTALMEAVILGDGSQKYQEIVQVLKDHRADLTIPDHDGKTPLQHAEVLGFKEIVQILKS, from the coding sequence ATGAAGAAAATATTGGTATTTCTTTTAGCATTCGGAAGTTTGAGTGCCTGTCAGGAGAAATCCGGTGTTTTTCCAAATGAAGAGATTATGCAGGAAAGAGACCTCATCAGTAAGGTGAAAAATAATGATGTTTCTGCTGTAAAATCTGCTCTGGAAAACGGAGCAGATGTAAATACGCGAGACAGAAAAGGACGTTCTTTACTATTGATTGCGACAATGGAGAAGCTGTCCGAAATGGCTAAACTATTGGTATCCTATAAAGCAGATGTCAATCTTCAGGACAATCAGCTGGACAGTGCATTTTTATATGCCGGAGCAAGCGGACAAACGGAGCTGGTAAAATTATACCTGAAAAATGGTGCCCGCTTTGATGTATTCAACCGTTACAACGGAACAGCTTTAATTCCGGCATGTGAACGTGGATATGTAGAAACTGTGAAAGTATTGGTGAAAACAGAAGGATTTCCTATCAACCATGTGAACAAATTAGGCTGGACAGCTTTAATGGAAGCCGTAATTCTTGGAGATGGAAGTCAGAAATACCAGGAAATTGTACAGGTTCTGAAAGATCATAGAGCAGATCTCACAATTCCCGACCATGATGGTAAAACACCTTTACAACATGCAGAGGTATTAGGTTTTAAAGAAATAGTTCAGATTTTGAAATCATAA
- a CDS encoding amidohydrolase, with protein sequence MTTSDNNISRKDFIRNSALAMAGLTLIPNIMTASPFGNEKNVSPIGKLTLKNIRLETGFEYEDGEVSATKTELFYVEIENGKISKIAPNQPNAKAIDAKGLLMLPAFKDMHIHLDKTFYGDKWQAVRKRTGGVKGMIALEQKMLPEMLKNSTFKAEKMIELLQSKGTSFARSHVNIEPTSKLQSLKNLQKALNNKKKSFGAELVAFPQHGVFYTDSAPYLKEAAGMDIDFIGGVDPFNVDGNIEKVMDFTVQLALDNKKGIDIHLHETGDSGLKTVEYLIKKVNENPSLKGKTYLSHCFILAKLDEARQEEIAEKLAAAQIGVVSTIPFGKLIMPIPTLYKHNVTVLTGNDSIVDHWNTFGTGSVLQKANLMAQLYGYSTEFLLSRSLKLATGNILPLDDKGTQQWPKTGDKADFVLLNASCSAEAVSRISNVESLVHEGNIVF encoded by the coding sequence ATGACGACTTCAGACAATAATATCTCCCGCAAGGATTTTATCAGAAATTCAGCATTGGCAATGGCAGGATTAACTTTAATACCGAATATCATGACAGCATCCCCTTTTGGGAATGAGAAAAATGTTTCACCAATTGGAAAGTTAACCCTTAAAAATATTCGTCTGGAAACCGGTTTTGAATATGAAGACGGGGAAGTTTCTGCTACCAAGACAGAGCTGTTTTATGTGGAAATTGAAAACGGGAAAATTTCTAAGATCGCACCTAACCAGCCTAATGCAAAAGCTATAGATGCTAAAGGATTACTGATGCTTCCTGCTTTTAAAGATATGCACATTCATCTGGATAAGACTTTTTACGGAGATAAATGGCAGGCGGTAAGAAAAAGAACAGGTGGAGTAAAGGGGATGATAGCCCTGGAGCAGAAAATGCTTCCGGAAATGCTGAAAAATTCAACTTTCAAAGCTGAAAAAATGATTGAATTATTACAGTCAAAAGGAACATCCTTTGCCAGAAGTCATGTGAATATTGAGCCTACCTCGAAACTTCAGTCATTAAAAAATCTACAGAAAGCTTTAAACAATAAAAAGAAAAGCTTCGGGGCAGAATTGGTGGCTTTTCCACAGCATGGTGTATTTTATACAGACTCCGCACCCTATCTGAAGGAAGCTGCAGGAATGGATATTGATTTTATTGGTGGAGTAGATCCTTTCAATGTAGATGGTAATATTGAAAAAGTAATGGACTTCACGGTTCAATTAGCGCTGGATAATAAAAAGGGAATAGATATTCACTTGCATGAAACCGGAGATTCGGGATTAAAAACCGTAGAATATTTAATTAAAAAAGTAAATGAGAACCCTTCTTTAAAAGGAAAAACATACCTGAGCCATTGTTTTATCCTGGCAAAATTGGATGAAGCAAGGCAGGAAGAAATTGCTGAAAAACTGGCAGCAGCTCAAATCGGGGTTGTTTCAACCATTCCTTTCGGAAAGCTGATTATGCCAATTCCAACCTTATATAAGCATAATGTAACAGTATTAACGGGAAATGACAGTATTGTAGATCATTGGAATACTTTCGGCACCGGAAGTGTACTTCAGAAGGCCAATTTGATGGCGCAACTGTATGGATATTCAACAGAGTTTTTATTATCAAGAAGCTTAAAGCTGGCCACAGGAAATATTCTTCCGCTGGATGATAAAGGAACTCAGCAATGGCCTAAAACAGGGGATAAAGCAGATTTTGTTCTGTTGAATGCAAGCTGTTCTGCAGAAGCTGTATCAAGAATCTCCAATGTAGAATCATTGGTGCATGAGGGGAATATAGTTTTTTAA
- the hemL gene encoding glutamate-1-semialdehyde 2,1-aminomutase: MKYQRSSALFDEAYKYIPGGVNSPVRAFKSVGGVPVFMKSAKGAYLTDADNNTYIDYINSWGPAILGHTHPEVLEELKIQAEKGFSFGAPTELETEIAKFIVENVPNIDQIRMVSSGTEACMSAIRLARGYTGRDKIVKFEGCYHGHSDSFLIKAGSGAATFGNPNSPGVTEGTAKDTLLARYNDIEQVEDLFRHNQGQIAAIIIEPVAGNMGCVLPENDFLQKLRKICDENGALLIFDEVMTGFRLAFGGAQELFNVKADLVTYGKVIGGGLPVGAFAGRNEIMDHLAPKGGVYQAGTLSGNPLAMRAGLKTLQLIKNDPEFFNRLSKTTQTLDIEIGKILNEKGIAHKINRKGSMMSVFFHTNRVSNFDEAQEANHSLFNNFFHQMLQNGVYLPPSGYETYFISDAIKEKEIDMTLEAVRKFKYSNL; the protein is encoded by the coding sequence ATGAAGTATCAAAGAAGTTCGGCTTTGTTTGATGAAGCCTACAAATACATCCCGGGAGGGGTGAATTCTCCGGTAAGAGCATTCAAATCAGTAGGAGGTGTTCCTGTTTTTATGAAATCAGCAAAAGGTGCTTACCTTACTGATGCCGATAATAATACGTATATCGATTACATCAACTCATGGGGACCTGCTATTTTAGGACACACTCATCCGGAAGTACTGGAGGAACTGAAAATCCAGGCAGAAAAAGGATTCTCCTTTGGAGCTCCTACAGAACTGGAAACTGAAATTGCAAAATTCATCGTTGAAAATGTTCCGAATATCGATCAGATCAGAATGGTATCTTCAGGAACAGAAGCCTGTATGAGTGCGATCAGACTGGCAAGAGGATATACGGGAAGAGATAAGATCGTGAAGTTTGAAGGTTGCTATCACGGGCATTCAGATTCATTCCTTATTAAAGCAGGAAGCGGAGCGGCTACTTTCGGAAATCCAAATTCCCCGGGAGTAACTGAAGGTACGGCAAAGGATACTTTATTGGCACGTTACAATGATATTGAGCAGGTTGAAGATCTGTTCCGTCATAACCAAGGCCAAATTGCAGCCATCATTATTGAGCCGGTTGCCGGAAACATGGGATGTGTATTACCTGAAAATGATTTCTTACAAAAATTAAGAAAAATCTGTGATGAAAATGGAGCTTTATTAATCTTTGATGAAGTGATGACCGGTTTCAGGTTAGCATTCGGTGGAGCACAGGAACTTTTTAATGTAAAAGCTGATCTGGTAACATATGGAAAAGTAATCGGAGGTGGACTTCCGGTAGGAGCTTTTGCAGGAAGAAACGAAATTATGGACCACCTGGCTCCAAAAGGTGGAGTATACCAGGCTGGAACATTAAGTGGAAATCCACTGGCAATGAGAGCTGGATTAAAAACACTTCAGCTGATTAAAAACGACCCTGAGTTCTTCAACAGATTAAGCAAGACAACGCAAACCTTAGATATTGAGATTGGTAAGATTTTAAATGAAAAAGGAATTGCCCACAAGATTAACAGAAAGGGCTCTATGATGTCTGTATTCTTCCACACGAACAGAGTTTCCAATTTTGATGAGGCACAGGAGGCTAATCATTCTCTGTTTAATAACTTTTTCCATCAGATGCTTCAGAATGGAGTGTATCTGCCGCCAAGCGGCTATGAAACCTACTTCATCAGTGATGCAATCAAAGAAAAAGAAATTGATATGACACTGGAAGCTGTTAGAAAATTTAAATATTCCAATTTATAA
- a CDS encoding glucosaminidase domain-containing protein has product MKRLFLSISLLVLSKFSAQSWATEDQYIQKFAKYAVEEMEKYKIPASITLAQGLLETGGGQSRLAQEGKNHFGIKCKEDWTGKTMKHTDDAPNECFRVYDDPRQSYEDHSIFLSTRKYYANLFKLDMKDYRAWAYGLKKAGYATNPRYASILIGKIEKYRLYEYDNTNSNEVLYAVLKMYPDLKDDRTFMAQLEPGKAIKKAKEPLTVEVPYKQTSYAQQQKRVERIKTKAEILNSILIKSHPNDGLKYIVIPEDTDVKFIANKFKVSESRLMKWNELESETLKKNDIVFLESKNSSGNTATYKAASGEDMHAIAQKFGIKLHKLYAKNRMDEGQQPSAGQLIYLIDKKPRN; this is encoded by the coding sequence ATGAAAAGACTTTTCCTATCCATAAGCCTTTTAGTTTTATCAAAATTTTCTGCCCAAAGCTGGGCAACCGAAGATCAATACATCCAGAAATTTGCTAAATATGCAGTAGAGGAAATGGAAAAATATAAAATTCCGGCCTCTATTACCCTTGCTCAGGGACTTCTTGAAACAGGAGGCGGGCAGAGCAGATTGGCACAGGAAGGTAAAAACCACTTCGGAATAAAATGTAAAGAAGACTGGACCGGTAAAACGATGAAGCATACGGACGATGCTCCTAACGAATGTTTCCGCGTATATGATGACCCAAGACAGTCTTATGAAGACCATTCTATATTTTTATCCACCAGAAAATATTACGCAAACCTTTTCAAACTGGATATGAAGGATTACAGGGCATGGGCGTATGGCTTAAAAAAAGCAGGATATGCTACTAATCCGCGTTATGCATCCATTCTAATTGGCAAAATTGAAAAGTACAGATTATACGAATATGACAACACTAATTCTAATGAAGTACTGTATGCCGTTCTTAAAATGTATCCGGACCTGAAAGACGACAGAACTTTCATGGCACAGCTGGAACCCGGAAAGGCAATAAAGAAAGCCAAAGAGCCGTTAACAGTAGAAGTTCCATACAAACAAACCTCTTATGCGCAGCAGCAGAAAAGAGTGGAGAGAATTAAGACAAAAGCTGAGATTCTGAATTCCATTCTCATCAAAAGTCATCCTAACGACGGGCTGAAATATATTGTAATTCCTGAAGATACCGATGTTAAATTCATAGCCAATAAATTCAAGGTCAGCGAAAGCCGTCTGATGAAATGGAATGAACTGGAAAGCGAAACATTGAAGAAAAATGATATTGTCTTCCTTGAATCGAAGAATTCCTCAGGAAATACAGCCACTTATAAAGCGGCATCTGGTGAAGATATGCATGCCATTGCCCAGAAGTTCGGAATCAAATTACATAAATTATATGCTAAAAACAGAATGGATGAAGGACAACAGCCTTCTGCAGGACAGCTGATTTATCTGATTGATAAAAAACCAAGAAACTAA
- a CDS encoding 1-aminocyclopropane-1-carboxylate deaminase/D-cysteine desulfhydrase codes for MLLQFPTEPIPIQEIPIHKNIKLYIKREDLIHPQISGNKYWKLFYNVNRYLEGNPEKPYIITFGGAFSNHIAAVSAVGNLAGIPTLGIIRGEELQHKWRDNPTLLFAKRNGMNLKFVTREEYRHKEKLTEFLQQEFPEALVVPEGGTNKEAVEGVKMMLNEHTKDFDYLCTAVGTGGTIAGISKFCEDNQKVIGFKVVDDASLENKIFELTLKQNFNLIDSCFGGYGKISDENIRFINDFKEKYDIPLEPIYTGKMMQKVFELIEEGYFPENSRILCFHTGGLQGIEGANLLLEKQNRNLII; via the coding sequence ATGCTATTACAATTCCCTACAGAACCCATTCCCATTCAGGAAATCCCGATTCATAAAAATATAAAGCTCTATATCAAGAGAGAAGATCTTATCCATCCTCAAATTTCTGGTAATAAATACTGGAAGTTGTTTTATAATGTTAACCGTTATCTGGAAGGAAACCCTGAGAAACCTTATATCATCACGTTTGGCGGTGCTTTTTCCAATCATATTGCAGCTGTTTCTGCAGTGGGAAATTTAGCAGGTATTCCAACGTTAGGTATTATAAGGGGAGAGGAGTTGCAGCACAAATGGCGGGACAATCCCACTTTACTTTTTGCAAAAAGAAACGGAATGAACCTGAAATTTGTCACCCGTGAAGAATATCGGCATAAAGAAAAACTGACAGAATTCCTGCAGCAGGAGTTTCCTGAGGCTCTGGTAGTTCCTGAAGGTGGTACCAATAAAGAAGCTGTGGAAGGGGTAAAAATGATGCTCAATGAGCATACCAAAGATTTTGACTATCTTTGCACTGCAGTTGGGACGGGAGGAACCATTGCCGGAATTTCAAAATTTTGTGAAGATAATCAGAAAGTTATAGGATTTAAGGTTGTTGATGATGCTTCACTTGAAAATAAAATTTTTGAATTAACTTTGAAACAGAATTTTAATCTAATAGATTCATGTTTTGGAGGTTATGGTAAAATAAGTGATGAAAATATCCGTTTTATCAATGATTTTAAAGAGAAATACGACATTCCTCTGGAACCGATTTATACAGGAAAGATGATGCAGAAGGTTTTTGAACTCATTGAAGAAGGTTACTTTCCTGAAAACAGCAGAATTTTGTGCTTTCATACTGGTGGATTACAAGGGATTGAGGGGGCTAATCTGCTTTTAGAAAAACAGAATAGAAATTTAATTATATAA
- a CDS encoding DUF5522 domain-containing protein, translating into MAHYDIKEGEDFYYNEQGYKVFTEKFHLKRGYCCKSGCRHCPYGYDKKTDTFIKNDKKNK; encoded by the coding sequence ATGGCCCATTATGACATCAAAGAAGGTGAAGACTTTTATTATAATGAACAGGGGTACAAAGTTTTTACAGAAAAGTTCCATCTGAAAAGAGGATATTGCTGTAAAAGCGGCTGCAGACACTGTCCTTACGGGTACGATAAAAAGACTGATACATTCATTAAAAATGATAAAAAAAATAAATAA
- a CDS encoding DUF4136 domain-containing protein, with the protein MKKYIFILLASATLGLTSCSPFQVRSDYAETANFNSYKTYKIRIDDLKLNDIDKDRVLNELSRQLQSKGLQSGENPDLIVNVKANHKKITDIQTSSPYGMWGWGGPFGWGVGMNRTWTSNYNEGALIVDLIDAKSNKLVWQGIGSGISVDSPRSKQRQIPEIMAEIMKNYPPQRK; encoded by the coding sequence ATGAAAAAATATATTTTTATTTTGTTGGCATCTGCTACATTAGGTTTAACTTCTTGTAGCCCGTTTCAGGTACGTTCAGATTATGCTGAAACCGCCAATTTCAATTCTTACAAAACGTATAAAATAAGAATTGATGATCTAAAATTGAATGATATTGATAAAGACAGAGTTCTGAATGAGCTTTCAAGACAGCTTCAGAGCAAGGGACTTCAGTCCGGAGAAAATCCTGATCTAATTGTCAACGTAAAAGCAAATCACAAAAAAATTACTGATATACAAACTTCGTCTCCTTACGGAATGTGGGGATGGGGCGGCCCATTCGGATGGGGTGTTGGAATGAACAGAACATGGACAAGCAACTATAATGAAGGAGCCCTCATTGTTGACCTTATTGATGCAAAATCCAACAAACTGGTTTGGCAAGGTATCGGAAGCGGAATTTCTGTAGATTCTCCTAGATCTAAGCAGAGACAGATTCCTGAAATTATGGCTGAGATCATGAAAAATTATCCGCCACAAAGAAAATAA
- a CDS encoding endonuclease, giving the protein MKKIILFSVFSGFACAQAPAGYYNSANGLSGAALKTALSSIITSGHQDKGYNGLWTAYKTTDIDKDYENDGSILDIYSEKPIGTDPYKYTPGTNQCGTYSTEGNCYNREHIVPQSLFSQASPMVADIHFIRATDGKVNGMRSNYPFGKVGSATFTSQNGSKLGSSASSGYSGTVFEPIDEFKGDVARMIFYFVTRYQNKLSSFASGDMLGSSTFPGLQTWELNVLLAWHNQDPVSQAEIKRNNASYAYQGNRNPFIDNPSYVNLIWGSQQPAGDTQAPTAATNLAVSAKTSSSISLTWNASTDNVGVSAYNVYMNGNLQTTVNSTSATISGLNPSTTYSFYVVAKDAAGNLSSNSSTVAGTTNTGTTNPSPSTDCANENFESIPAASSTYSTRTWSNGGISWTATDSRTDQTINNKAITVRSGSLTSGSSANGIGSLTVTTQLKFSGSNGVLDVKVNGTTVGTVPYSTTATTTTINNINISGNVTVSLVNNSGSNRVAIDDLKWTCYSGTSARQAQSFTPEATQSFKITPNPITNQEITVKGDVQNVKKAEIYTLQGKVLQKIDRPFRNGNVIRTGALNQGVYILKLDGTTMQFLVK; this is encoded by the coding sequence ATGAAAAAAATTATCTTATTCTCTGTATTTTCAGGATTTGCCTGTGCCCAGGCGCCTGCAGGATACTACAACTCAGCCAACGGATTGAGCGGTGCAGCACTTAAAACTGCTTTGAGCAGCATTATTACCAGCGGACATCAGGATAAAGGCTACAATGGATTATGGACCGCCTATAAGACCACAGATATTGATAAAGATTACGAAAATGACGGATCTATACTTGATATTTATTCGGAAAAACCTATAGGTACTGATCCTTATAAATACACACCGGGCACTAACCAGTGTGGAACTTATTCTACAGAAGGGAACTGCTATAACAGAGAACATATTGTACCTCAAAGTTTATTCAGCCAGGCTTCTCCCATGGTAGCAGATATTCATTTCATCAGGGCTACAGATGGTAAAGTAAACGGAATGAGAAGCAACTATCCGTTCGGAAAGGTGGGAAGTGCCACTTTTACGTCTCAAAATGGATCAAAATTGGGTAGTTCTGCTTCTTCAGGATATTCCGGAACTGTTTTTGAACCTATTGATGAGTTCAAAGGTGATGTGGCGCGTATGATCTTTTATTTTGTAACACGTTATCAAAATAAGCTCTCTTCTTTTGCTTCAGGAGATATGTTGGGAAGTTCTACATTTCCGGGTCTTCAGACCTGGGAACTGAATGTTCTTTTGGCATGGCATAATCAGGATCCGGTTTCTCAGGCTGAAATCAAGAGGAATAATGCTTCTTATGCTTATCAGGGTAACAGAAATCCTTTTATCGATAATCCAAGCTACGTAAACCTTATCTGGGGTTCTCAACAGCCAGCCGGTGATACACAGGCTCCAACAGCTGCTACCAACTTAGCAGTGTCTGCCAAAACATCCAGCAGCATTTCCCTTACATGGAATGCCTCCACAGACAATGTTGGCGTTTCTGCCTATAATGTCTATATGAACGGAAATCTGCAAACAACGGTAAATTCAACTTCTGCTACAATTTCGGGATTAAATCCATCAACTACTTACAGCTTTTATGTTGTGGCTAAGGATGCTGCAGGAAATTTATCTTCTAACAGTTCCACTGTTGCAGGAACAACCAATACAGGAACTACTAATCCTAGCCCATCTACGGATTGTGCCAATGAAAATTTTGAATCCATTCCTGCTGCAAGTTCTACCTATTCTACCAGAACATGGAGCAATGGTGGTATTTCCTGGACCGCTACAGATTCAAGAACAGACCAAACCATCAATAATAAAGCAATTACTGTAAGAAGCGGATCATTAACATCCGGAAGCTCAGCTAATGGTATTGGTTCTTTAACAGTAACCACGCAGCTGAAATTCTCAGGAAGCAACGGGGTCCTTGATGTGAAAGTAAACGGAACAACTGTAGGAACGGTTCCTTACAGTACCACAGCTACCACAACTACAATTAACAATATCAATATTTCCGGAAATGTAACGGTAAGCCTTGTAAATAATTCAGGCAGTAACAGGGTGGCTATTGATGATCTGAAATGGACATGTTACTCCGGAACTTCTGCCAGACAAGCTCAAAGTTTTACCCCAGAGGCTACGCAAAGCTTTAAAATTACCCCTAACCCGATCACCAATCAGGAAATTACGGTAAAAGGTGATGTTCAGAATGTTAAAAAAGCTGAAATCTACACCTTACAGGGGAAAGTTCTACAAAAGATTGACAGACCTTTCAGAAATGGTAATGTCATCAGAACCGGAGCTCTTAACCAAGGAGTTTATATTTTAAAACTGGATGGAACTACAATGCAGTTTTTAGTAAAATAA
- a CDS encoding LemA family protein gives MNQTVAIILLALLAVAVISFLINLYNKLVLLKFNVDKAYSNIDVVLKQRADEIPNLISVAKSFMNHEKDILTRLTELRTVYNTTKDSDKKTELANETSKVLSSFFAVSENYPELRSNSNFLELQKRISEMENKISDRREFFNDSINLYNIGIHEFPNVILAKMLGYKDKTLLEVTEQEKQYHGVQF, from the coding sequence ATGAATCAAACCGTAGCCATCATATTACTTGCACTGCTGGCTGTAGCAGTGATAAGCTTTCTGATTAACTTATATAACAAATTAGTGTTGCTTAAATTCAATGTTGATAAAGCGTACAGCAATATTGACGTTGTCCTGAAACAGAGAGCTGATGAAATTCCCAATCTGATAAGTGTAGCCAAAAGCTTTATGAACCATGAAAAAGACATTCTTACCAGGCTTACGGAGCTCAGAACTGTTTATAATACAACTAAAGATTCAGATAAGAAAACAGAATTAGCCAATGAAACTTCAAAAGTTTTATCTTCCTTTTTTGCCGTATCCGAAAACTATCCGGAACTGAGATCCAATAGTAATTTCCTGGAGCTTCAGAAAAGAATTTCAGAAATGGAAAACAAAATTTCTGACAGAAGAGAGTTTTTCAATGACAGCATCAATCTTTACAATATCGGAATCCATGAATTCCCGAATGTGATATTGGCCAAAATGCTTGGCTATAAAGACAAGACCCTGCTGGAAGTAACAGAACAGGAAAAACAATACCATGGAGTTCAGTTTTAA
- the tssD gene encoding type VI secretion system tube protein TssD gives MAGNSRGILKFNGGEGQKLLKLNYSVSRATDVSGRVASDPSNALIKVTIEATEKSDVLESLLNSKYKPTTGEINFNKSHEEGTLITLKWENGYVIQHEVDFDAIDSNNMLISFVVSAETITYGNSEYAGLWPTS, from the coding sequence ATGGCAGGAAATTCAAGAGGAATCTTAAAATTCAATGGAGGTGAAGGTCAGAAGTTATTAAAACTTAATTACAGCGTTTCAAGGGCTACAGATGTTTCAGGACGTGTAGCATCAGATCCGTCAAATGCTTTGATTAAAGTAACCATCGAAGCAACGGAGAAATCTGATGTATTGGAAAGTTTACTGAACAGCAAATATAAGCCTACAACCGGAGAAATCAATTTCAACAAATCTCATGAAGAAGGAACATTAATCACTTTGAAATGGGAAAACGGATATGTGATTCAGCACGAAGTAGACTTTGACGCAATAGACAGCAATAATATGCTGATTAGCTTCGTAGTAAGCGCTGAAACCATTACTTATGGTAATTCTGAATATGCAGGACTTTGGCCAACCAGCTAA
- a CDS encoding DUF2752 domain-containing protein has product MNIEDFMLTCPSKKFLGVECLGCGAQRAIVLVFQGKFSEAFTMYPAVYTVLLFFFILGLSFIDKKRKYSSVLMTLIVINLVIMVVSYVYKHF; this is encoded by the coding sequence ATGAATATAGAAGACTTTATGCTGACATGTCCCAGTAAGAAATTTCTGGGTGTGGAATGTCTTGGGTGTGGTGCCCAGCGTGCCATTGTGCTGGTATTTCAAGGAAAGTTTTCAGAAGCATTTACAATGTATCCTGCTGTATACACCGTATTGCTCTTTTTTTTCATTCTGGGACTAAGTTTTATAGATAAGAAAAGAAAATATTCTTCTGTTCTTATGACTTTGATCGTTATTAATCTTGTGATTATGGTTGTTTCCTATGTTTATAAACATTTTTGA
- the namA gene encoding NADPH dehydrogenase NamA yields the protein MLYTPIQFRNVELKNRWVMSPMCMYSCENGMANDFHLVHYGSRAQGGTGLLVVEATGVEPRGRITNHCMGIWNDEQAEKLQRIVEFVHQNSDSKIGIQLAHAGRKGSTWNNVQIPVEEGWETIAPSSIPYHPSERIPHALSTDEVKKQVQNFKKAAGRAVKAGFDVIEIHGAHGYLIHQFLSPLSNIRTDEYGGSFENRIRFLIEIVDAVNEELNEDTALFVRISGTEYAENGWDIQDSVALAKILKEHSVDLVDVSSGGNIHGAKISVFNGYQVPFSSQVRNESHMKTGAVGLITELEQAEKILQNDEADLIFIAREILRNPYIAVQGSFETKEDCFFPHQYTRAKISS from the coding sequence ATGTTATATACTCCAATACAATTCAGGAATGTAGAATTAAAAAACCGTTGGGTAATGTCTCCCATGTGTATGTATTCATGTGAAAACGGAATGGCCAATGATTTTCATCTCGTCCATTACGGAAGCAGAGCGCAGGGAGGAACCGGTTTGCTTGTGGTGGAAGCTACAGGAGTAGAACCGAGAGGCCGAATTACCAACCATTGCATGGGGATATGGAATGATGAACAGGCAGAGAAACTACAGAGAATTGTAGAATTTGTTCATCAGAATTCAGACAGTAAAATAGGAATTCAGCTGGCCCATGCCGGAAGAAAAGGCTCCACATGGAATAATGTACAGATTCCTGTTGAAGAAGGCTGGGAAACCATTGCGCCAAGTTCCATACCTTATCATCCATCAGAAAGAATTCCACATGCTTTGAGTACGGATGAGGTAAAGAAACAAGTTCAAAATTTTAAAAAAGCTGCCGGAAGAGCGGTGAAGGCTGGTTTTGATGTAATTGAAATTCATGGGGCACATGGTTATCTGATCCATCAGTTCCTGTCACCGTTATCCAATATCCGAACAGATGAGTACGGCGGAAGCTTTGAGAACAGAATCCGTTTTCTTATTGAAATTGTAGATGCCGTTAATGAGGAATTGAATGAAGATACGGCTCTTTTTGTAAGGATCTCCGGAACCGAGTATGCAGAGAATGGCTGGGATATTCAGGATAGTGTAGCTTTGGCAAAAATTTTAAAAGAACACTCTGTAGACCTCGTAGATGTATCAAGTGGCGGGAATATCCATGGAGCAAAAATTTCAGTTTTCAATGGGTACCAGGTTCCTTTTTCTTCTCAGGTAAGAAATGAGTCTCATATGAAAACGGGAGCAGTAGGTTTAATTACAGAACTGGAGCAGGCTGAAAAAATTCTTCAGAATGACGAAGCTGATCTGATCTTTATAGCAAGGGAAATTCTAAGAAATCCATACATTGCCGTTCAGGGAAGCTTTGAAACGAAAGAAGACTGCTTCTTCCCCCATCAATATACCAGAGCGAAGATCTCTTCATAA